One genomic segment of [Phormidium] sp. ETS-05 includes these proteins:
- a CDS encoding DUF4347 domain-containing protein, translating to MPNTNTKDFSPNNSSFAHFSEQTYQILIIDPAVEDYQSLVAGVTPNTEVHILDKDRDGIEQITEILTELPAKEQGRLGGVGGWGGRLLTTLPTLPTLPPAPLPPCPPAPLLSSLHIISHGSPGNIHLGNSILNAENLEAYQDQLQQWQTALTPKADIFIYGCNVALGVTGQAFIQQLAHLTTANIAASTTPTGNEKLGGNWNLEFIIGEIKAALAFSPAVTAAYTGILGDGPGGIGSTDGTSELQWWLRGDKGVTATTTVSSWADQSGVGLDATQATAASQPTFTTNAINGQPVVSFDGTTKNLETPTLPATFATNSTSLFIVTNSKAGTYNALIANSSSDWTTGSNRYSVHLLWVDGGVYWDMGGRLVGWGGMTNTPIAWHLRSEQGIGKRIENNGTTIASDPTNTSSFNPTGETLYVNNPNLFGYYGDVAEIISYNRALNDAESTLVNNYLSAKYGITNGNDKYAGDNAGSDYDWNVVGIGKEANGINTSGNTTGGLIINNGTFLQDNGDYLLAGQIETANATNVTTDLPSATGINRLSRVWYIDKTDVNTNGGTANLTFDFSDSGLGGTPTPSGQYHLLYRSGTIGNFAYVNNATFTTNSTFTITGDQVTFNVDIGLLNDGYYTLASKNNDVPLIDTIANASINEDAAQQTITLTGISDLETATNALTLAATSDNTGLTGTPTITNNNDGTATLQYTPVANANGTANISVTVTDADGGTVTQSFAVNVNPINDQPSFSNAGNQTLPTWTNTTQTVPNWANTFNFGPNENSQTVQDFLVSVTSGNSLFTSVPDIANDGTLTYTPTGEPGTATVQVQLQDDGGIANSGNDTSAPTTFDIIIPPPTVNLTVDTTTATEAGTTAITLTATAAGPVVNNQTLNLALTGTADNTDFSSIIPAQITIADGSNTGQVTLTVANDLIGEDDETATLTISNPSAGILLGTTTSQTVTITDDDTTGYDITTISGDTSEFASLATFDISLTSQPTADVTLNFVSSDTTEGTVIPSVTFDATNWNIPQTITITGVDDFVADTNITYNITTTATSSDPKYNNNNPTDVIVTNTDNDIPGVTIIQSDGNTEIDESSITDSYTIQLNTLPIGDVEITATAAAQTEISLDGVNFAPTQTLTFTPTNGMTPQTVTVRAIDDTTPEDYHSGNITPTISNSADTNYPTTMTVGMSTPISPITISVTASLGAVPQ from the coding sequence GTGCCCAATACCAATACCAAGGATTTCTCCCCAAATAACTCGAGCTTTGCCCACTTTAGTGAGCAAACCTATCAGATCCTGATAATCGACCCCGCAGTTGAAGACTATCAGAGCCTGGTCGCCGGAGTCACTCCCAACACCGAAGTCCACATCCTCGACAAGGACCGTGATGGCATCGAGCAAATCACCGAAATCCTCACTGAGTTGCCAGCAAAGGAGCAGGGGAGACTCGGAGGGGTGGGAGGATGGGGAGGAAGATTGCTGACCACACTCCCCACACTCCCCACACTTCCCCCTGCACCCCTGCCCCCCTGCCCCCCTGCCCCCCTGCTCTCTTCCCTCCACATCATCTCCCACGGCAGTCCCGGTAACATCCACCTGGGCAACAGCATCTTAAACGCAGAAAACCTGGAAGCATACCAAGACCAGCTACAACAGTGGCAAACCGCCCTCACCCCCAAAGCCGACATCTTTATATATGGATGTAACGTCGCCCTAGGAGTCACAGGTCAGGCATTCATCCAACAACTAGCCCACCTGACCACAGCAAATATCGCCGCCTCCACCACCCCCACGGGTAATGAGAAATTAGGCGGAAACTGGAACCTAGAATTTATCATCGGTGAAATTAAAGCTGCCCTAGCATTTTCTCCCGCAGTCACCGCCGCTTATACTGGTATTTTAGGCGATGGTCCCGGAGGCATCGGTTCCACAGATGGAACCAGCGAACTACAGTGGTGGTTACGAGGCGATAAAGGTGTCACTGCGACTACTACTGTCAGTAGTTGGGCAGATCAGTCCGGCGTAGGATTAGACGCGACACAAGCAACAGCCGCCAGCCAGCCGACGTTCACGACTAACGCGATCAACGGACAACCAGTTGTCAGTTTTGATGGTACAACAAAAAACTTAGAAACTCCAACTTTACCAGCTACTTTTGCCACTAATTCCACATCCCTATTTATTGTGACAAATAGTAAAGCTGGTACCTACAATGCTCTGATCGCAAACAGTAGTAGTGATTGGACTACTGGAAGCAACCGATATTCTGTACATCTACTTTGGGTTGATGGCGGTGTATACTGGGACATGGGAGGAAGGCTGGTAGGGTGGGGTGGTATGACAAACACCCCCATAGCTTGGCATTTGCGCTCTGAACAAGGTATTGGAAAAAGAATAGAGAACAATGGTACAACCATCGCATCGGATCCCACCAACACTTCCTCTTTTAACCCTACAGGTGAAACTCTATATGTAAACAATCCTAATCTCTTTGGTTACTACGGCGATGTAGCAGAAATCATCAGTTACAACCGCGCTCTCAATGATGCAGAATCAACCCTCGTTAACAATTACCTAAGTGCCAAATACGGCATCACCAACGGTAACGATAAATATGCCGGGGATAATGCTGGTAGCGACTACGACTGGAATGTAGTAGGAATTGGCAAAGAAGCCAACGGCATTAACACTTCTGGTAACACCACAGGCGGTTTAATCATTAATAATGGCACATTCCTACAAGACAATGGCGACTATCTACTTGCGGGTCAAATAGAAACAGCTAATGCTACCAATGTGACAACAGACCTTCCCAGCGCCACTGGTATTAATCGTTTATCTCGCGTGTGGTATATCGATAAAACCGATGTCAATACTAATGGTGGAACAGCTAACCTGACCTTCGACTTTTCCGACTCAGGATTAGGTGGGACTCCTACTCCTAGTGGCCAATATCATTTATTATATCGCTCTGGAACCATAGGTAATTTCGCTTACGTTAACAATGCCACTTTCACGACTAACAGCACTTTTACTATTACTGGCGACCAAGTAACTTTTAATGTTGATATCGGACTACTTAATGATGGCTACTACACATTAGCATCAAAAAATAACGATGTCCCCCTCATCGACACCATTGCTAACGCCTCGATTAATGAAGACGCGGCTCAACAAACGATTACTCTCACAGGCATTAGCGATTTAGAAACCGCAACTAACGCCCTGACTCTCGCCGCGACTTCCGATAACACAGGCTTAACAGGTACGCCCACCATTACTAATAATAATGATGGCACTGCCACCCTCCAATATACTCCCGTAGCCAATGCCAATGGCACTGCTAACATCAGCGTTACAGTCACCGATGCTGATGGTGGTACAGTAACTCAATCCTTTGCTGTCAACGTCAACCCCATCAACGACCAACCCAGCTTCAGTAACGCCGGAAACCAAACCCTACCCACCTGGACAAACACCACCCAAACCGTCCCCAACTGGGCTAACACCTTCAACTTTGGCCCCAACGAAAACAGCCAAACCGTTCAAGACTTCCTAGTTAGCGTCACATCTGGCAACAGCTTGTTTACCAGCGTACCAGACATTGCCAATGATGGCACCCTCACCTACACCCCCACCGGCGAACCAGGTACAGCCACCGTACAAGTACAACTCCAGGATGATGGCGGTATTGCTAATAGTGGTAATGACACATCTGCACCAACAACCTTTGACATCATCATCCCACCACCCACAGTCAACCTCACAGTTGACACCACCACAGCAACAGAAGCCGGAACTACAGCCATCACCCTCACCGCTACCGCTGCCGGTCCCGTCGTCAACAACCAAACCCTAAACTTAGCCTTAACCGGTACAGCGGATAATACCGACTTCAGCAGCATCATTCCCGCCCAAATAACCATAGCTGATGGCAGCAACACCGGACAAGTCACCCTCACCGTTGCCAACGACTTAATAGGCGAAGACGACGAAACCGCCACCCTCACCATCAGCAACCCCTCAGCGGGTATTTTGCTGGGAACCACCACCAGTCAAACAGTCACCATCACCGATGATGACACCACCGGATACGATATTACCACCATCAGCGGCGACACCAGCGAATTTGCTTCCCTCGCCACCTTTGATATTTCCCTTACCAGTCAACCAACAGCAGATGTCACCCTAAACTTTGTCAGTAGTGACACCACCGAAGGCACAGTCATCCCATCTGTCACCTTCGACGCCACCAACTGGAATATCCCCCAAACCATCACCATCACCGGTGTTGATGACTTTGTGGCTGATACCAATATCACCTACAATATCACCACTACAGCCACCAGCAGTGACCCCAAATACAACAACAATAACCCCACTGATGTCATCGTCACCAACACCGACAACGACATCCCCGGAGTCACTATCATCCAAAGCGACGGTAACACCGAAATAGACGAAAGTAGCATTACCGACAGTTATACTATCCAACTCAACACCCTACCCATTGGTGATGTTGAAATAACCGCCACCGCCGCTGCCCAAACCGAGATAAGTTTAGATGGGGTAAACTTTGCACCTACCCAAACTCTCACCTTCACTCCCACCAATGGCATGACGCCACAAACCGTCACCGTGCGTGCCATTGATGATACCACACCAGAAGATTACCACAGTGGCAACATTACCCCCACTATCAGTAACAGTGCTGATACCAATTATCCCACTACCATGACCGTGGGGATGTCAACCCCAATATCACCGATAACGATATCAGTTACAGCCTCACTGGGAGCAGTACCACAGTAA
- a CDS encoding DUF2358 domain-containing protein: MDIIEILTQDYQRFPAAPTYSIYAENVYFRDPMTQFRGLKRYQQMIDFMANWFKQIQLDLHDINQDGNTIKTRWTLSWTTPLPWQPRIHISGTSELLLNADGKIESHIDYWDISRLQVLQQHLKTGPSSPKPPKTS, encoded by the coding sequence ATGGATATTATAGAAATACTCACCCAAGACTATCAAAGATTTCCCGCCGCCCCCACTTACAGCATCTATGCCGAAAACGTTTACTTTCGCGACCCCATGACCCAATTTCGTGGCCTCAAGCGCTATCAACAAATGATAGATTTTATGGCCAATTGGTTTAAACAAATTCAACTGGATTTGCACGATATCAACCAGGACGGCAACACCATTAAAACCCGATGGACGCTGAGCTGGACAACCCCCCTGCCTTGGCAACCGAGAATTCACATTTCCGGCACCAGCGAACTCCTACTCAATGCTGACGGCAAAATCGAAAGCCATATTGATTACTGGGACATCTCCCGCCTCCAGGTCCTCCAGCAGCACCTGAAAACTGGCCCCTCATCGCCAAAACCCCCCAAAACCAGTTAA
- a CDS encoding TRC40/GET3/ArsA family transport-energizing ATPase, translating to MRLILMTGKGGVGKTSVAAATGLRCAELGYKTLVLSTDPAHSLADSFDMELGHDPRLVRPNLWGAELDALVELEANWGAVKRYITEVLQARGLDGVQAQELAILPGMDEIFGLVRMKRHYDEGTFDVLIIDSAPTGTALRLLSLPEVSGWYMRRFYKPLQGISAALRPLVEPIFKPIAGFSLPNNEVMSAPYEFYEQIEALEKVLTDNTQTSVRLVTNPEKMVIKESLRAHAYLSLYNVATDLVVANRIIPDSVTDPFFKRWKENQQQHKQEIHENFRPLPVKEVPLYSEEMCGLEALDRLKETLYAGEDPTQVYYKETTVRVVQEKNQYSLELYLPGIPKDQIQLSKTGDELNIRIGNHRRNLVLPQALAALQPSGAKMDEDYLKIRFA from the coding sequence ATGCGCTTAATTCTGATGACGGGCAAAGGAGGCGTGGGCAAAACATCCGTTGCTGCCGCCACTGGGTTGCGCTGTGCTGAGTTGGGTTATAAAACCCTGGTTTTAAGCACGGACCCCGCCCACTCTCTCGCGGATAGCTTTGATATGGAACTGGGGCACGACCCCCGCCTAGTCCGTCCTAACCTCTGGGGTGCGGAATTGGACGCCTTGGTGGAGCTGGAAGCCAACTGGGGCGCTGTCAAACGCTACATCACTGAAGTGCTGCAGGCGCGGGGCCTCGATGGGGTACAAGCGCAAGAACTGGCGATTTTGCCCGGTATGGATGAAATCTTCGGTTTGGTGCGGATGAAACGCCACTACGATGAGGGCACTTTTGATGTTCTCATTATTGACTCGGCTCCCACGGGGACGGCTTTGCGGCTGCTAAGTTTGCCGGAAGTCTCCGGCTGGTATATGCGCCGGTTTTACAAACCTCTCCAAGGCATTTCCGCTGCTCTGCGGCCTTTAGTGGAACCGATTTTTAAGCCCATTGCTGGGTTTTCTCTGCCTAATAATGAGGTGATGTCGGCTCCTTATGAATTTTACGAGCAAATCGAAGCTCTGGAAAAGGTTTTAACCGATAACACCCAAACATCGGTGCGCTTAGTCACTAACCCAGAAAAGATGGTGATTAAGGAATCTTTGCGCGCTCACGCTTATTTAAGTCTGTATAATGTGGCGACAGATTTGGTGGTGGCGAATCGGATTATCCCGGATTCGGTGACAGACCCATTCTTTAAGCGGTGGAAGGAGAATCAGCAGCAGCATAAACAGGAGATTCACGAGAATTTCCGGCCTCTACCGGTGAAGGAGGTGCCGCTTTATTCTGAGGAAATGTGTGGTTTGGAGGCTTTGGACCGGCTGAAAGAAACTCTTTATGCTGGGGAAGACCCCACCCAAGTTTATTATAAGGAAACTACGGTGCGGGTGGTTCAGGAAAAAAATCAGTACAGTTTGGAGCTGTATTTGCCGGGAATTCCTAAAGACCAAATTCAGCTTAGCAAAACTGGTGATGAGTTGAATATCCGTATCGGTAATCACCGCCGTAATTTGGTTTTACCCCAGGCTTTGGCGGCTTTGCAGCCTTCTGGGGCGAAAATGGATGAGGATTATTTGAAAATCCGGTTTGCTTGA
- a CDS encoding helicase-related protein, whose protein sequence is MRKFLQTYQLKNHGFNSKIIIADASIVDKEVITQHLTDTTPEPDKIYFRRAKQTAAPLTMEQFRFKRMAARIINANSYPASSLEITYKLFVECCRYHETLFEENSNNAVKSIQSQITTDITTLLNRPDAGQVLVYIQNKRRLQEIIEKIAKQRGQFQPNIDYLEIHANLSDAAKHKIHQYQQDVQVVFMTSSASRGLSFPKAKHILVEIPRFQIERNLMEAIQVIYRARGDANIDLQDKHLVFYAADRAIYYPQTADSTEEYTAERQLSLQESILSLLNLMLILKISMMTRIVGSWRLGFGSQKEAIMIPIGGKSVAAAGNTFTGEMTNLIREMKNEHRRQPGNQTLKEVYTSLEKLLSQAEFVLIDKNGYNGTNSTSYLHLREQFHSKFSEACRQLDNLLAFGNAETAHITGSLLVVPIDKALQETYEISLEQQIRRYATDAILKKMWAISKSEEYPENIRSGLRRGATELLDLLRGDIERTQWLEQNSQNSDQYYAIPLFSFICSDTLKEYFKTNPQEPEEKEFRTLLSRYVHSLYPAYNTLPIGRQYREFPFIIFRSYSLAEMRYKIYTDKYLLNSYELNILNLMLSKSE, encoded by the coding sequence GTGCGGAAATTCCTGCAAACATACCAACTCAAAAACCACGGTTTCAACAGCAAAATCATCATCGCCGACGCCTCCATAGTCGATAAAGAAGTCATCACCCAACACCTCACCGACACCACCCCCGAACCAGATAAAATCTACTTTCGCCGCGCCAAACAAACCGCCGCTCCCCTGACTATGGAACAATTTCGGTTTAAACGCATGGCTGCACGCATCATCAACGCCAACTCCTACCCCGCCAGCAGTTTAGAAATCACCTACAAACTATTTGTAGAATGTTGCCGCTATCACGAAACCCTCTTTGAGGAAAACAGCAACAACGCCGTCAAATCCATCCAGTCCCAGATAACCACCGACATCACCACCTTACTAAACCGTCCCGATGCTGGTCAAGTCCTCGTTTATATCCAAAATAAACGGCGGTTGCAGGAAATCATAGAAAAAATCGCCAAACAACGGGGGCAGTTTCAACCCAACATCGACTATTTAGAAATTCACGCCAACCTCTCAGACGCCGCCAAGCACAAAATCCACCAATACCAGCAAGATGTGCAAGTGGTGTTTATGACTTCCTCCGCCAGTCGCGGCTTATCTTTTCCCAAAGCTAAGCATATTTTAGTAGAAATTCCTCGGTTCCAAATCGAGCGCAACCTCATGGAAGCCATCCAGGTGATTTACCGAGCCAGGGGTGATGCTAATATCGACTTGCAAGACAAACACCTGGTATTTTACGCCGCAGACAGAGCCATCTATTACCCCCAAACCGCCGACTCTACGGAAGAGTACACCGCAGAACGCCAATTATCCCTCCAAGAAAGCATCCTCAGCTTATTAAACCTGATGCTGATTCTGAAAATTTCCATGATGACGCGGATAGTCGGTTCCTGGCGGTTGGGTTTTGGCAGCCAAAAAGAAGCCATAATGATTCCCATAGGCGGTAAATCTGTCGCCGCTGCAGGGAATACTTTCACCGGCGAAATGACGAATCTCATCCGCGAGATGAAAAACGAACATCGCCGCCAACCGGGAAATCAAACCCTAAAGGAAGTTTATACCAGTTTGGAGAAACTTTTGAGCCAAGCTGAATTTGTTTTAATCGATAAAAACGGTTATAATGGCACCAACAGCACATCATACCTACACCTGCGGGAGCAATTTCACAGCAAATTTAGCGAAGCCTGTCGCCAGTTGGATAATTTACTGGCGTTTGGGAATGCGGAAACTGCACATATCACCGGGAGTTTGCTGGTGGTTCCGATTGACAAGGCTCTACAGGAAACTTATGAGATTAGCTTAGAGCAGCAGATTAGACGATATGCCACCGATGCGATACTGAAAAAGATGTGGGCAATTAGCAAAAGTGAGGAGTACCCGGAAAACATCCGATCGGGACTGCGGCGTGGAGCAACAGAACTCCTAGATTTGCTCCGGGGTGACATAGAGCGAACCCAGTGGTTAGAGCAAAACAGCCAAAACTCCGACCAATATTATGCCATTCCCTTATTTAGCTTTATCTGCAGCGACACCCTAAAAGAATACTTCAAAACCAACCCCCAAGAACCAGAAGAAAAGGAATTTAGGACACTGCTCTCTCGCTACGTCCATTCCCTCTATCCCGCCTACAACACCCTCCCCATTGGGCGGCAATATCGCGAATTCCCGTTTATTATCTTTCGCAGTTACAGCCTCGCCGAAATGCGCTATAAAATCTACACTGACAAATACCTTTTGAACTCATATGAGTTAAATATCCTGAATTTGATGTTAAGTAAATCCGAGTGA
- a CDS encoding DUF433 domain-containing protein: protein MTTISKEKPGIICTERGLTISGTRITLYDVMDYMTANYPPKLMRDRLSLTMEQLDVALSYISQHRTEVETEYQTVLQTAEEIRQYWQIRNQERFTQIAAAPPKPGQEAIRAKLQAWKARLEEETRLNNQVSQTSLPQV from the coding sequence ATGACGACGATATCCAAGGAAAAACCAGGCATTATCTGCACAGAGCGGGGACTGACCATATCGGGAACCAGAATCACCCTTTACGACGTGATGGATTATATGACGGCGAATTATCCACCGAAGTTGATGCGCGATCGTCTCTCCCTCACGATGGAGCAGCTTGATGTGGCTCTCTCTTACATTTCCCAACACCGAACTGAGGTAGAAACCGAGTATCAAACCGTTTTACAAACAGCAGAAGAAATCCGACAATATTGGCAAATACGCAATCAAGAAAGATTTACCCAGATTGCCGCCGCTCCACCTAAACCCGGACAGGAGGCGATTCGCGCCAAACTTCAGGCGTGGAAAGCTAGGCTGGAGGAAGAAACCCGGTTAAACAACCAGGTTTCTCAAACATCCCTACCGCAAGTTTAA
- a CDS encoding alpha/beta hydrolase translates to MSLQAINIPPASGEAAKGLIVLLHGWGANLDDLASLAPELNLPDYHFLFPDAPFRHPQVPGGKMWYDLDSDNYEGLPESGQMLLDWLLSLEGITGVPLSRTILGGFSQGGAMTLDVGLRLPVAGLVSFSGYLHGEPEPTGDLPPVLMMHGVQDGVVPVAVARQAHDILTELGVSVTYAEFNIGHQIITQEIELMRGFVLEAIATANKVEGVGHMR, encoded by the coding sequence GTGTCATTACAAGCTATCAATATTCCTCCTGCTAGTGGGGAAGCGGCTAAAGGTTTAATTGTGCTACTGCACGGTTGGGGAGCTAATCTGGATGATTTGGCATCTTTGGCTCCGGAGTTGAATTTGCCGGATTATCATTTTCTGTTTCCTGATGCGCCTTTTCGCCATCCCCAAGTACCGGGGGGCAAAATGTGGTATGACTTGGATAGCGACAATTATGAGGGGTTGCCTGAAAGTGGGCAAATGCTGCTGGATTGGCTGTTGTCTCTGGAAGGTATCACCGGTGTGCCTCTGTCGCGCACGATTTTAGGCGGTTTTTCCCAGGGGGGAGCGATGACTCTGGATGTGGGTTTGCGCTTACCGGTGGCGGGTTTGGTGTCTTTCAGCGGCTATTTGCATGGGGAGCCGGAGCCTACAGGGGATTTACCCCCGGTTTTGATGATGCACGGGGTCCAAGATGGGGTGGTGCCTGTGGCTGTGGCACGTCAAGCCCATGATATTCTGACGGAGTTGGGGGTGTCTGTCACTTATGCCGAGTTTAATATCGGTCATCAAATCATTACCCAGGAAATTGAGCTGATGCGAGGTTTTGTTTTAGAAGCGATCGCCACCGCTAACAAGGTTGAGGGGGTAGGCCATATGCGCTGA
- a CDS encoding DUF2555 domain-containing protein, producing MGTTSISERDIAQFTPDDVKRLAVRLDQDEYDNPFDGLNDWHLLRAIAFHRPELVEPYIYLLDLEAYDEA from the coding sequence ATGGGAACTACAAGCATTTCAGAGCGTGATATTGCGCAATTTACGCCTGATGATGTGAAGCGGTTGGCAGTGCGGCTGGATCAGGATGAGTATGATAATCCTTTTGATGGCTTGAATGATTGGCACTTGTTACGGGCGATCGCCTTTCACCGTCCCGAATTAGTCGAACCATACATTTACCTGCTCGATTTAGAAGCATACGACGAGGCTTAA